In Acidobacteriota bacterium, one genomic interval encodes:
- a CDS encoding GNAT family N-acetyltransferase: protein MLDDAIQLRAMTSADIPVGLSLCRIARWNQVERDWELFLRLTPGDCRVAVKAGQVVGTVTTVSYQNVFSWIGMVLVDPAERRQGIGTKLLNEALNVLKDQPLIGLDATPAGREVYLKLGFVDECRLSRMEAVVSGFSQDENNPARRMAEADLPKVFALDKNVFGADRSLLLQRMFAGARELAWVLLREQRIIGFTFGRHGFNFEQLGPIVAENVQTATHLVMTCLAEQSGKRFLVDAAHHDAEWLRWLESVGFKEQRPFVRMFRGEGRRPGLPEKQFAILGPEFG from the coding sequence ATGCTTGACGATGCAATCCAGCTTCGAGCTATGACCTCCGCCGATATTCCGGTGGGCTTAAGTTTGTGCCGAATCGCTCGATGGAATCAGGTCGAACGCGATTGGGAATTGTTTCTGCGACTTACTCCCGGCGATTGTCGTGTTGCTGTCAAAGCCGGGCAAGTCGTTGGCACAGTGACGACGGTCAGTTATCAAAACGTTTTCAGTTGGATCGGCATGGTGTTGGTTGACCCGGCAGAGCGGCGGCAGGGAATCGGCACGAAACTGCTGAACGAAGCTTTGAATGTGTTGAAAGATCAACCGCTGATTGGCTTGGACGCTACGCCCGCTGGCCGCGAAGTGTATTTGAAGCTGGGCTTTGTGGATGAATGCCGATTGAGCCGAATGGAAGCTGTTGTTTCCGGTTTTTCGCAGGACGAAAATAACCCGGCGAGGCGAATGGCCGAAGCGGATTTGCCGAAGGTGTTTGCGCTGGACAAAAACGTGTTTGGCGCCGACCGTAGCCTATTGCTGCAACGGATGTTTGCTGGAGCGCGGGAATTGGCCTGGGTTTTGCTGAGGGAACAAAGGATTATTGGTTTTACGTTCGGCAGACACGGATTCAATTTTGAGCAGCTTGGGCCAATCGTTGCGGAAAATGTTCAAACGGCGACGCATTTGGTTATGACTTGTTTGGCGGAACAGTCTGGAAAGCGATTTCTTGTTGATGCCGCACATCACGACGCAGAGTGGTTGCGATGGCTGGAATCTGTAGGCTTCAAAGAGCAGCGGCCTTTCGTTCGGATGTTTCGCGGTGAGGGCCGCAGGCCAGGATTGCCCGAAAAGCAGTTTGCGATTTTGGGGCCTGAATTTGGCTAA